AACGATCATCAACTATGACCTCCAACCCCGTAAGCTCAGATAGCGGTGCAGCGGTTTGCTGGCACCGCGCCGGGGTGGCGGAGTGAATACTTGTTGGGCCATAAGCTGCCAGCATGGGAGCAAGTAGGTCTGCTTGGCGCTGGCCCTTTTTCTCCAGTGGTCGGATGCTGTCATTGCCTGCCCAATTGTGACGTTGATGTGCTTTAGCATGACGCACCAAAATCACTCGAGTAGTGGTGGGCAACGTAAGACGTTTATAGGCCTTGTCTAGCACCAGGCGGTCAACGTCGTAGCTGAGAATTTCTCGAGCCTCGGTGTAGGGGAGCCAGCGTAGTTCGTCTACTTCGTTATTTTCTTCGAAGGCCTCATCGTGAACTTGGGCGGTCCAGTAGTACACCACTTTGGTGCGCTCCCCAACGGGGTAGGACACTTTCCCGAGAAGCTTTCCCAAGTGAACGTGGTAGCCAGTCTCTTCACGGATCTCGCGTTCAGCGGTAACTGGTAGCGATTCGCCTGGATCAACTTTGCCTTTGGCAAGGGACCAATCGTCGTAATGCGGGCGGTGGATTACAGCGAATTCCACTGCTGGGTTTTCAGTGATTGTAGAGTTGTGGCGCCATAGAACAGCACCCGCTGCCAGAGTTGGTTTGGAAAATTCTTTTGTGGGATGAGCTGAAATTGTTTGGTAGCGGCCTGTGATGTCGAAAGCTGACTGTTGGTCTTTGTCTACTTCGTGGAGCTTGTTAGAAGACGTCATGGAAATGCGTGACCTTTCTCGCAGTGCATGCGGTTTTCAACAATCTTAAGCCTTGATTACGCCGTCGGTGGCATTGCCATCACCCCAATACCATCGCATAGCAATAGTCTTATGTATAGGGAGATGCTGGGAACAGATATAGTCGAATGCAACAAGTGTTATGGAGTTTATCCGTGCGAACTAGGAGGCAAGTTATGAAGATCGGCGTGATGGGTGCCGGTTCTTGGGGAACTACCTTGGCTAAAGTCTTTTCCGACGCAGGCTGTGATGTCACCTTGTGGGCACGTCGTGAAGAAGTCGCCCGAGAAATCAACACCGAGCACACAAATTCCGCCTATCTTCGAGGTATTGCGTTGCCGCACACCCTTACGGCCACAACGCAGCCAACGCAGGCACTGTGCGATGCCGATGTTGTTGTCCTCGCTGTTCCCAGCCAAACTCTGCGCGGAAATCTTGCCGAATGGCGTGGAGATATTCCACAGGATGCTTTGTTGCTGAGCTTGGCAAAAGGTATCGAAAAAGAGACATTTTTGCGCATGAGTGAAGTAATCGCGGAGGTTACGGGTGTGCAACCTGACAAAGTGGCTGTCTTGTCAGGTCCGAATCTGGCTCGTGAGATTGCAGAGGAACAACCAGCGGCCACCGTTATTGCCTGCACAAATGAGAAAAATGCCCAGCGTATCCAGCATGCTTTGGCGGCTCCTTATTTCCGTCCGTATACCAACACAGATGTTATCGGTTGTGAGATCGGCGGGGCTTGCAAAAATGTGATCGCCCTTGCCTGCGGTATGGCATCTGGTAGGGGGCTAGGAGAGAACACTCTGGCAACGTTGATGACGCGTGGTCTAGCGGAGATCTCACGTTTGGGTGTAGCCATAGGTGCAGATCCGCGAACCCTATCAGGCTTAGCTGGGTTGGGAGACTTGGTAGCTACATGTTCATCGCCGTTGTCGCGTAACCGCACCTTTGGTGCCCGTTTGGGTGAAGGCAAGACTTTAGACGAAGCCCGTGCAGCGACAAACGGGCAAGTAGCCGAAGGAGTTATATCCTCGCAATCTATTGCGCGGCTAGCAGATTCCTTGGGGGTCGATATGCCCATTACCCGTGCGGTATTCGGAGTATGTCATCGTGATCAAAATGTTGCCGACATGGTGGCTGCATTGATGGGGCGTACCAAGAAATCTGAGTAGCTACAGGGTAAAGTTTGCGTCTGTGAGCCAAAATCTTTCAGCACAGAACTCTTCAGAAACTCCTCGTATTAAAGTTGCCATCATCTACGGTGGCCGCAGCTCAGAACATTCCGTGTCGTGTGTATCTGCTGGCGCTATTATGGCGCACCTGGATCCGCAGCGCTACGAGGTGTTCCCAGTAGGTATCACGCACGACGGTGAGTGGACCGTGGGGGAATCGGATCCGAGTCGTCTTAAGACTGTCGACCGCGTGATGCCCGAGGTACAGTTCACAAGGGAAGTATCGTTGTCGGTCAATCCAACCGCCGCTGGCGAGCTACGTTTCGAGGATGGATCGCTTTATGCCAAAGTCGATGTAGTCTTCCCAGTCTTGCATGGTCGCTTTGGTGAAGACGGCACGATCCAAGGTCTATTTGAGCTCTCTGGTGTGCCCTACGTTGGAACTGGTGTATTGAGCTCCGCCTGCGGAATGGATAAGGAATTTACTAAGAAACTCATGGCGGCTGAAGGTTTGCCAGTTGGCAAGGAAGTTATCCTTCGCGGCTCGGAAACGTTGACTGAAGAACATAAGCGCGAACTCGGTCTGCCAGTGTTTGTTAAACCCGCACGCGGTGGATCATCCATTGGTATTTCTCGGGTAGCTGATTGGAACGAATGGGACGCGGCGTTAAGCCTCGCACGCGAGCACGATTCTAAGGTGATCGTCGAAGCTGAAATTGTGGGTGTAGAGGTCGAATGCGGTGTGCTTGAGCGTATCGACGGCTCCTTGGTGGCGTCTGTTCCCGCCCAGCTGCAAGATACTGATGAGGGCGACGAAGGTTTCTATGGTTTCGATACCAAATACCTTGATGATGTGGTGACCGCTCACATTCCAGCGCCCTTCGATGCGGAAACTACTGAGTTGATTCAAGAGCTGTCACTGAAGGCTTTCACAGCTTTAAGCTGCCGTGGCTTGGCACGCGTGGACTTTTTTATCACTGATCACGGACCCGTACTCAACGAGATCAATACGATGCCAGGTTTTACCCCGATCTCGATGTACCCCCAGGTATTCGAAGCGACCGGAATCGGTTATGCACAGCTGCTCGATAACTTGATCAAGCAAGCCTTGCACAAATAATTCGCGTTAGCGGATCGACTCCAACGCCTCAGTAATTGCTACGAGCGCGGCGTTACCAGCCTCATGTGGCAGGTTCACCGCGACCGTAGCTTTTTGGTCTAACGCGTAGTGCGTCGATGCGGTCGTACCATTACGCAATGTGGTGTCTTCAAACCACGGAACCGAATTGATCTGGTTGAGACGTTCACCAGCTTTATACGATTTCGGGAACTCAACTCCACAACGCAGCACTACGGGCTCAAAACCAGCCGCAGTCCACACAACGCTGCCATCAGGAAGCGAAACATCGGTGGTCTTGCGGTAGGTGATGTCGCTACCAAAGCTATCTGGAACCGACTTTAGTAGTGCACGGCACGTCGCAGAGCGATCCTCGCCAGCATGAACCTGAAGATCCGTCAGCGGAATAGGATGAGGCTTAGTTTCTTTACTCTCCAAAGTAGACACAACACCCCCCAACTCTTCTAGAGGACTCGCATGATCACCTAGTGCTTCAGCATCCGCTGTAACAGCAACAATAGGGAAGCGGTTAACCGAATACCACGTCCGCAATGTGGAACCCGGCGTAGCATCGCCTACCTCCATCCATGCGGCGTTGGCGGCGTCGATACGCTCAGATAATGCGGTGTATTGCAACGGTGCATCTACCCCACAACGGATCGTGACGCGCCTCGTAGAATCGGACTGCCACGCGGCAGCCCCTGCAGGCGCAGGATCAGCAATCTGGGCACGCTTATGACCTAAAACATGCTCGGGGAGAGCCTCCAAAAATTCCTGGCATTGTGCAGAATCACCCAACGGAGAACCCACATCCGACATCGCCACCGGCTGGTGTGCCGCCTTGTCATACACAAGTTTTGCGCCCACCAAAACACCGACAACCAACACAATGGATAACACCAAAGCGACAACAATCGGGCCGCAGCGAAAAGAATCATCAGAGTGCATAAGCACATAGTAGATCAGATAGAGAACCTGCCAAGAAGTGGCCTACTATCGAAACCACACCGGACCCCACCACCGAGGAGTACCCACCACCGTGACTGAAGAACACATCCGAAACAACCCCACCCTCAAAGAAGTCGGCGAACAAGCCGCCATCAATGTCATCACCGCACACGCACCAAGCTCCCGCAATGGTGATGACGCAGCAGTCCTAAGTCACGCAGGCGCCAACTCCAGAGCAGTCGTAACCACTGACATGCTCGTAGAAAACCGACACTTCCGCCTCGACTGGTCCACCCCAGCAGAAATCGGCCGCAAAGCCATCACCCAAAACTTCGCCGACATCGAAGCTATGGGAGCGCGCCCCGTCGCAGCCCTGCTAGCCATATCCGCACCCGCATATACACGATTGCAGTTCGTCTCCGACTTAGCACGCGGAATCGCAGAACGCGTCAGCGACTACTCAGCAGAACTCGTCGGCGGCGACATCACCGACGGCGACGCCATCGTGTTATCCGTAACAGCCGTAGGCCAACTCGGCGGATCACTACCCGAACT
The sequence above is drawn from the Corynebacterium rouxii genome and encodes:
- a CDS encoding NUDIX hydrolase produces the protein MTSSNKLHEVDKDQQSAFDITGRYQTISAHPTKEFSKPTLAAGAVLWRHNSTITENPAVEFAVIHRPHYDDWSLAKGKVDPGESLPVTAEREIREETGYHVHLGKLLGKVSYPVGERTKVVYYWTAQVHDEAFEENNEVDELRWLPYTEAREILSYDVDRLVLDKAYKRLTLPTTTRVILVRHAKAHQRHNWAGNDSIRPLEKKGQRQADLLAPMLAAYGPTSIHSATPARCQQTAAPLSELTGLEVIVDDRFDDEAWLSRMTVAQKACEELIATPGTHVVVSQGLFIPDAIAWLSAQGRLPLETIEAKKASAWVLSFHEGELTGADYLVSPLGVK
- a CDS encoding NAD(P)H-dependent glycerol-3-phosphate dehydrogenase, whose protein sequence is MKIGVMGAGSWGTTLAKVFSDAGCDVTLWARREEVAREINTEHTNSAYLRGIALPHTLTATTQPTQALCDADVVVLAVPSQTLRGNLAEWRGDIPQDALLLSLAKGIEKETFLRMSEVIAEVTGVQPDKVAVLSGPNLAREIAEEQPAATVIACTNEKNAQRIQHALAAPYFRPYTNTDVIGCEIGGACKNVIALACGMASGRGLGENTLATLMTRGLAEISRLGVAIGADPRTLSGLAGLGDLVATCSSPLSRNRTFGARLGEGKTLDEARAATNGQVAEGVISSQSIARLADSLGVDMPITRAVFGVCHRDQNVADMVAALMGRTKKSE
- a CDS encoding D-alanine--D-alanine ligase family protein, which translates into the protein MSQNLSAQNSSETPRIKVAIIYGGRSSEHSVSCVSAGAIMAHLDPQRYEVFPVGITHDGEWTVGESDPSRLKTVDRVMPEVQFTREVSLSVNPTAAGELRFEDGSLYAKVDVVFPVLHGRFGEDGTIQGLFELSGVPYVGTGVLSSACGMDKEFTKKLMAAEGLPVGKEVILRGSETLTEEHKRELGLPVFVKPARGGSSIGISRVADWNEWDAALSLAREHDSKVIVEAEIVGVEVECGVLERIDGSLVASVPAQLQDTDEGDEGFYGFDTKYLDDVVTAHIPAPFDAETTELIQELSLKAFTALSCRGLARVDFFITDHGPVLNEINTMPGFTPISMYPQVFEATGIGYAQLLDNLIKQALHK
- a CDS encoding DUF3515 domain-containing protein, producing the protein MHSDDSFRCGPIVVALVLSIVLVVGVLVGAKLVYDKAAHQPVAMSDVGSPLGDSAQCQEFLEALPEHVLGHKRAQIADPAPAGAAAWQSDSTRRVTIRCGVDAPLQYTALSERIDAANAAWMEVGDATPGSTLRTWYSVNRFPIVAVTADAEALGDHASPLEELGGVVSTLESKETKPHPIPLTDLQVHAGEDRSATCRALLKSVPDSFGSDITYRKTTDVSLPDGSVVWTAAGFEPVVLRCGVEFPKSYKAGERLNQINSVPWFEDTTLRNGTTASTHYALDQKATVAVNLPHEAGNAALVAITEALESIR